In Arachis hypogaea cultivar Tifrunner chromosome 17, arahy.Tifrunner.gnm2.J5K5, whole genome shotgun sequence, a single window of DNA contains:
- the LOC112766667 gene encoding putative receptor protein kinase ZmPK1 produces MYESGSEDMVFFISYRQFDYYCSLIWKIKEAMAIQVFVLFLLLLSSCFAPAAAKDTLSQGSSLSVEKPTTDILVSANGDFSAGFFQVGDNAFCFSVMFTRSQTPTPVWMANRDQPVNGKSSTLSLLKSGNLILIDAGRTPFWSTTTSSSSEVHLKLNNNGNLLLQTSQGTVLWQSFDSPTDTLLPGQKLTDQAFLLSSRSTTNFSSGFYKLFFDTDNVLKCLYKGPNISSVYWPTPYNTASTNGRSTFNISRIAVLDSYGAILSSDGFQSNSTDYLARLHRKLVMDPDGNPRIYSFNQNRKMWEVTWQAINAACMVHGLCGANSLCAYHPVNGRTCYCMQGFKVKDPNDWTQGCVPEFDEEQLSCSRKKNASIDFVILPSTEFYGYESKVYNVASLIQCRNICTQLCDNCKGFQLSFNTIRAYNCYPKTVLLNGRDSPDFSADTYLKLPKKALLSSKKPLKHSPMECSSRLSQSLDRFYQKPRRNSTLNFLLWFASAVGALELTAILAVWFFLFRTNKQPDHEDQRLLLSATGFQRFSYAELKRATKGFSHSHEIGRGSGGVVYKGKLDDDRFAAIKRLSSDANQGEAEFLAELSTIGMLNHMNLIDMWGYCVEGKHRVLVYEYMEHGSLADYLSSNTLDWKKRFDVAVGTAKGLAYLHEECLEWVLHCDVKPQNILLDSNFQPKVADFGLSKLLNRDERGSSGFSRIRGTRGYMAPEWVYNLPITSKVDVYSYGIVVLEMVTGKSAMETHSLDLSSRGIEQRRLVTWVSDVINGAPKTEFWVEAIADPKLEGQYETSQVEVLVKVALQCVQDDMNQRPSMSQVAEMLQPHGKTLLLC; encoded by the coding sequence atgtatgaatcTGGTTCGGAAGATATGGTTTTCTTCATATCCTATCGTCAGTTTGATTATTATTGTTCCTTAATTTGGAAAATTAAAGAAGCAATGGCTATCCAAGTCTTCGTCCTCTTCCTGCTGTTGCTCTCATCTTGTTTTGCGCCGGCAGCGGCCAAAGACACACTGTCACAAGGCTCCTCTCTTTCCGTCGAGAAGCCAACCACCGACATCCTCGTCTCCGCCAATGGTGACTTCTCCGCCGGATTCTTCCAAGTCGGCGACAACGCTTTCTGTTTCTCCGTCATGTTCACAAGGTCACAAACACCCACCCCAGTTTGGATGGCCAACCGCGACCAACCCGTCAACGGAAAAtcctcaactctctctctcttgaaATCCGGCAACCTTATTCTCATCGACGCCGGAAGAACCCCCTTCTGGTCCACCACCACATCCTCCTCTTCCGAAGTGCACCTCAAGCTCAACAATAACGGCAACCTCCTTCTCCAAACTTCACAAGGAACCGTCCTTTGGCAAAGCTTCGATTCACCAACGGACACCCTTCTTCCCGGTCAAAAACTAACTGATCAAGCTTTCCTTCTCTCTTCAAGAAGCACAACAAACTTCTCCTCAGGTTTCTACAAGCTCTTCTTCGACACCGACAACGTCCTCAAGTGTCTTTACAAAGGCCCTAACATCTCCAGCGTGTACTGGCCAACCCCCTATAACACAGCAAGTACTAACGGAAGATCCACCTTCAATATTTCAAGAATCGCAGTCTTAGATTCTTACGGAGCCATCTTATCCTCCGATGGCTTCCAATCCAACTCCACCGATTACCTCGCCAGACTCCACAGAAAGCTGGTCATGGATCCTGATGGAAACCCGCGTATATACAGCTTCAACCAGAATCGTAAGATGTGGGAGGTAACATGGCAAGCCATTAACGCAGCTTGTATGGTTCACGGCCTCTGCGGAGCAAATAGCTTGTGTGCTTATCATCCTGTTAATGGCAGAACTTGCTATTGCATGCAAGGATTCAAGGTTAAGGATCCCAATGACTGGACCCAAGGATGCGTCCCTGAGTTTGATGAAGAACAACTCAGTTGCAGTCGAAAAAAGAACGCATCcatagattttgtgattcttccaAGCACGGAGTTTTATGGTTATGAGAGCAAAGTTTACAACGTTGCAAGCTTGATACAATGCCGGAATATATGCACGCAACTTTGCGATAATTGCAAAGGTTTTCAACTCAGTTTCAATACCATTCGAGCCTATAATTGTTACCCTAAAACAGTGTTGCTTAACGGAAGAGATTCTCCTGATTTCAGTGCAGACACATATTTGAAATTGCCGAAAAAAGCTTTATTGTCTTCCAAGAAGCCTCTCAAACATTCACCAATGGAATGTTCTTCTCGTTTGTCTCAATCTTTGGATAGATTCTACCAGAAACCTAGAAGAAACTCCACGTTGAATTTCTTGCTCTGGTTCGCCAGCGCGGTAGGGGCGCTTGAATTGACAGCAATCTTGGCTGTGTGGTTCTTCTTGTTCAGAACCAACAAGCAACCTGATCATGAAGATCAACGGCTACTCCTTTCCGCTACGGGATTCCAGAGATTCAGCTATGCTGAGCTGAAAAGAGCGACAAAAGGATTCAGCCACAGCCATGAGATTGGTCGAGGCTCCGGAGGGGTTGTGTACAAAGGAAAACTAGACGATGATCGTTTTGCTGCCATCAAACGCCTCAGCAGCGACGCGAATCAAGGAGAAGCTGAATTCCTAGCCGAGTTAAGCACCATTGGGATGTTGAACCACATGAATTTGATTGACATGTGGGGTTACTGTGTTGAAGGGAAGCACAGGGTGTTGGTTTATGAGTACATGGAGCATGGTTCCTTGGCAGATTATCTGTCTTCAAACACGCTTGATTGGAAGAAAAGGTTTGATGTTGCAGTTGGAACTGCAAAAGGTCTTGCTTATTTGCACGAGGAGTGCTTGGAATGGGTGTTGCACTGCGATGTGAAGCCGCAGAACATTCTTCTAGACTCCAACTTCCAACCCAAGGTTGCGGATTTCGGGCTCTCAAAGCTTCTGAATAGAGACGAGCGTGGGAGTTCTGGGTTTTCAAGAATAAGAGGGACGCGTGGGTACATGGCTCCAGAGTGGGTTTACAATCTTCCAATAACTTCCAAGGTGGATGTTTATAGCTACGGGATTGTTGTGTTGGAAATGGTGACTGGGAAGAGCGCTATGGAGACTCATAGTCTTGATTTGAGTAGTCGCGGAATTGAGCAGCGGCGGTTGGTGACGTGGGTGAGTGACGTCATCAACGGTGCTCCCAAGACGGAGTtttgggttgaggctattgcggATCCTAAATTGGAAGGCCAATATGAGACCTCGCAGGTTGAGGTTTTGGTCAAAGTGGCTTTGCAGTGTGTGCAagatgacatgaatcaaagacccTCCATGAGCCAAGTGGCGGAGATGCTTCAGCCCCATGGAAAAACTCTCCTACTTTGTTAG